TTGGGGTTTATGCTCATGCAAGTAACTCATTCCCCTGTTAAATTTCATCAAGAGCAATGTGTTATGGTGACTTTATGACAATAGAAAAAATAGTACCAATAGTCTCTATCTATAATGTGGGGAATAACCGTCACCTTGCAATATCAAGAGCTAATTTAACTGCATACGATGGTTCCAGAGCTCCTTTCTTGTTCAAGTGTTTGCGCAAATCACcctgaaaataaacatattcCGCCCTGATAATCCTCAATAATTCAAAAAATGAAGTTATGCAGATAGTCTACTGAAAACCTGCTCGTGTTTCAGAATTAATGATGTGAGGTTAAGAAACATAGGCATTTCAGCAGTTTTGGAAGAAATCACACTTGCATTGATCTATTGTGACCAAATATTACCACAAAAAAACATAGCTAAAATAATGCCATACAGACTGGTAATTGATTTGCACTCCTGTATGACCACAACATTTCTTTAGTCACTATATACATAACCACATAACTTGTTTAAAATGAACCCGTGGATCTAAACCTAGAAATGTTTGACCAGTACAGCTTAGATGGTGGTTAATCAAATGGCCCTTAGACGTAGGGGCTATCAAATACCAGAATAATGAAAGTCTGGATAGCACATTGGTCTAAGACAAACCTTCGGCATAAATTCCATGACAATCATCATTGGGTTGCTTTGTGTTACTGCACCCAGAAATTGCACAACATTTGGATGCCGTATTAATTGCAGGACATCAAGCTCATCTCTGAATGCTTGCCTGTAATGCAAAGATATCCACCCAAACTGTAAGGAAAATACAATTTGGGGAGTAGAGTAAAATCCAAGTGAAAGAAAGCTATAATAGATCAGGAACAAATGTAACTATCCAGTGAAATCAACCCACACTTTGTTCTCGTCATTAATGACATCATCATCCAGCTTCTTAACAGCAACAGGAATGCCCCTCCATGTGGCTTTCCGGAATGTACCCTGGATGGtaacaaataaacaaaatcaaaatttaaatgttaaCAGCATACGATGAAGAAACTCAAGTGTATGTTTCAGGTACAGAAAGTTGGATTCAATATCAAGAATTCAGTAGAATACAATCAATATAGTCAACTAACTGTGCCCAGCAGAATAGAGGTATCCAGAGCAGTGAGTAGAGTAAATTTGTGACTTATAGTTTATGCATACCTTAGATAAATCTTTGCCATTAGTGAAGTCAAGCTCGCTCGGGTCAATCTCATATTCAGGAACATCACGATCACTGTCAACATGCATAGGAGCAACCTTCAAAAAAGTTAGAGGATGGTCACTATTCAGAACACTTGAACATGACAGTACATCAGGCAGACACAACATACAGCATAGTACCTTGTTCTTAGAGCCATGCTTCTCCAAGATCTTGATCACATCATGGTTCTGGTAATGCATAGCATCCGCCAAAGGCTGCCATGTAGAAATGCAAAGATGTTGCTCGTTACAGCCTATAGTTCCTGACAGCAATTACTAAATGTATAGCCTAAATCGCATACTGTTAACATATTGAATGATTACAAATTCAGGTATTCTATGTGTAAGAGTACCATACAATACCTTTTCTCACAGAAATTCCAGTGAGACACCTCCTCAAGAAAGCAAGAAAATGGACTAAATGGAGCAAAACAAAGGCGAGAGTTTAAGATGCCTCACCGTGCTCCCCCACTGGTCCTCGACGGCCACCGCCCCGCGGTCAAGGAGAAGCTCGACGACGTCCGCATGGCCCTCGCAGGCGGAAATATGCATCGCCGTGCGGCCATCGGAGTCGCGGAAGTTggggtcggcgccggcgtcgaggaGCTCGCGTATCCCGTCCGCGTTGCCCTCGTGGGCCATGTACATCAGCTGGAAATTGACGACGCcggccgcttcctcctccgacgcggccccggcgccgccgttgtcgccatcgccgcctccgccg
The Brachypodium distachyon strain Bd21 chromosome 2, Brachypodium_distachyon_v3.0, whole genome shotgun sequence genome window above contains:
- the LOC100834199 gene encoding integrin-linked protein kinase 1, giving the protein MEPPKPSTPTEEEAAPAVAAPRFRLGKQSSMAPDRSGGGGDGDNGGAGAASEEEAAGVVNFQLMYMAHEGNADGIRELLDAGADPNFRDSDGRTAMHISACEGHADVVELLLDRGAVAVEDQWGSTPLADAMHYQNHDVIKILEKHGSKNKVAPMHVDSDRDVPEYEIDPSELDFTNGKDLSKGTFRKATWRGIPVAVKKLDDDVINDENKVQAFRDELDVLQLIRHPNVVQFLGAVTQSNPMMIVMEFMPKGDLRKHLNKKGALEPSYAVKLALDIARGMSYLHEHKPQSIIHRDLEPSNILRDDTGHLKVADFDLCKMLKWRRKVREEKPVTSVGNACRYVAPEVLRTEEYDNKVDVFSFGLILQEMIEGCLPFYDKKIDEIEKAHSSKERPAFRAPPKHYAHGLKELIEQCWSENPADRPDFRVVIDRLSAIQSELAHRNRWKVRTLRCFLSFEGLRKKDRNEGSTTRSSRSSRSKF